The DNA region cacatactttgtataaGTATTCTatactatgttctttttttttttttttttttttttagcgtttattttatttttgagagagagacagtgagagtgagtctgggaggtgcagagagggagacacagaatccaaagcaagctccaggctctgagctgtcagcacagaaccagatgcgggggctcaaacccatgaacgggagatcatgacctgagctgaagttggacgcttaactgactaagccacctaggcgcccctactGTGTTCTTacgataaagtaagctagagaaaaaaaaaaatgttaactaagaaaatcatcaggaaggggcacctggctggctctgtcagaggagcatgcgactcttgatctctgggtcatgagtctgagccccactaCTTGGGCGTagtgattacttaaaagaaaataaaatcataaggcagggaaaataacatttatgGTACTGAGCCGTGTTGAAGAAattctgtgtataagtggacccacacagttcagaCCTATGTTATTCAAAGATCACAATTGCTTATTCAGAGTTGTGCACACATCACCACAATTTTAGACCGTTTTACATTACGGCAAGAAGAAACACTGCATTCTTCTGCTCACCAACCCCCCACCTTGCCAGCTCTGAATTTGCCTGTTTTGGAGATTCTATATACATGGGATCACGtaagagtgcctggctggctcagtcagcagagcccgtgactcttgatctcagttttgtggattcgagccccacgttgggtgtagagattacttctgATCTTTTAGCtaaagaagtaaatgaaagaacCCATCCATACATAAAACCATATAATACACAGGTCTTTTGTCTGCCTTCTTGCATTCAGCGTAATGTTTTCGAGGTTCACCCACATCATAGCCTGTATCCATGTTTGTTCctttatatggctgaataatattccgttgtatgacTGGACCATGTTTTAtgtatccactcatcagttgacggacatttgggtttcCACCTCTTTGGCGATTGTGAACGGTGCACAGGACTTTCTGTGGATCTAGGTGtttgtttctcttgggtataATTCtaaggaatggaattgctgggtcatatggtaactccgtgtttaatcatttgaggagctgccagactTTTTCCATAGcaactgcaccattttgcatccccaccagcagcgTAGGAGGATTCCGatctcatccttgccaacacttgtctgtcttttttatccCATCCAGCCCCGTTGGTATGAAATGGTGTTTCACTGTGGTTTGGGCTCGCGTAGTTACCCTGACGACTAGTGATGTTCTCGCGCGCTTTCGGGGTTTCTTGAGTaggttattcattcattcatcaaacggTGATTGGGGGTCACGTGCTCAGCCCCGTGGACGCAGTGTGAAAAATCAGACAGCCCTGGCCTCTTGGTGTTTTGACGCCAGTGCCCTTCGCTAGGGGTTGCCCTGTCTGTGCGTGTCGTGCTGGTGATGCTTAAGGCTCACAGACGCTCACCGTGTTCGCTCATTTCAAATTCAGGCACATACGTGTAAGTGTGCGTTTGCCCTCCTGTCTGCAAGGGACGGCCAgcacgcccccccacccccccccaccccgggcctgtGGCTGACATAACTGATCTGACAGTCTGTCATGGAGGCAAGTCTGTGCCGGGACTGAAGGCGTGGGTGGCTCCCGGTGATTCTCACAACCGCGGCCGAGTCCACCCTGTGGATGCTGCTCCCACGTGCCTCCCTGCAGCAGGTGAGGTTCACGAGAGGGGGGCTGAGTCTGCTGCCTGACCCCGTCCctccgtctgtctctccctgtcacccccccccccccgcccccgcacagcTGCCGCCATGGCCCAGACCCTGCAGATGGAGATCCCGAACTTCGGCAACAGCATCCTGGAGTGTCTGAACGAGCAGCGGCTGCAGGGCCTGTACTGTGACGTGTCCGTGGTGGTCAAGGGCCACGCCTTTAAGGCCCACCGGGCCGTGCTGGCCGCCAGCAGCTCCTACTTCCGGGACCTGTTCAACAGCAGCCGGAGCGCGGTGGTGGAGCTGCCGGCTGCCGTGCAGCCCCAGTCCTTCCAGCGGATCCTCAGCTTCTGCTACACAGGCCGGCTGAGCATGAACGTGGGGGACCAGTTCCTGCTCATGTACACGGCCGGCTTCCTGCAGATCCAGGAGATCATGGAGAAGGGCACCGAGTTCTTCCTCAAGGTGAGCTCCCCCAGCTGCGACTCCCAGGGCCTGCACGCCGAGGAGGCCCCATCGTCCGAGCCCCAGAGCCCCGTGGCCCAGACGTCGAGCTGGCCGGCCTGTGGCACCCCGCTGCCCCTCGTGTCCCGCGTCAAGACGGAGCAGCAGGAGTCGGACTCCGTGCAGTGCACGCCCGTGGCCAAGCGACTGTGGGACAGCGGCGGCAGTGGCGGTGGCAACGGCAGCCGCAAGATGGCCAAGTTCTCCACGCCAGACCTGGCTGCCAACCGGCCGCCCCAGCAGGCCCCGGTGGTGGCGGCGGCACAGCCCGCCGGGGTGGccgtggcggcggcggcggcggcggcggcggcggcggcgggggccggCACCGGGCAACCGGCTGGGGGGGCGgcagccgcggcggcggcggcggcggcggcggcagggggCGTGGTGAGCGGGCCCAGCACGTCAGAGCGGACCAGCCCAGGCACCTCGAGTGCCTATACCAGCGACAGCCCCGGCTCCTACCACAacgaggaggatgaggaggaggatgcGGGCGAGGAGGGCACGGACGAGCAGTACCGGCAGATCTGCAACATGTACACCATGTACAGCATGATGAACGTCGGCCAGACAGGTGAGgtgcctgccctgccctcccgccccagtccccgcccccagccccgcccccaccccgtgcccgACACGTgctgctctctgccccccccccccgaagccGAGAAGGTGGAGGCCCTCCCTGAGCAGGTGGCCCCCGAGTCTCGGAATCGCATCCGGGTGCGGCAAGACCTGGCGTCTCTCCCGGCCGAGCTCATCAACCAGATCGGCAACCGCTGCCACCCCAAGCTCTACGACGAGGGGGACCCCTCCGAGAAGCTGGAGCTGGTGACAGGTGGGCCAGCGTCACTTCCTCCCCAGAACCCCCCTTTCCTCGCCCACGTCCGCCCTCTGAGCCAGCGCCCCTGGCCCGCTGTTTAGGAGCCACACTTGGGATCTGACTCCAGCCCCGCCGCCACCGCTGGCCGTGTCTTGGGGCAGCTGACACCCCTTGGTGTTGATTCGTCCCAAAGGCCGGCCTCCAGGCTTCTGCCCCAGAGGCTGGTATAATCGTGGGTCGGCACTGTTGGCCACGCGGGTGGATGAGCGGCTTCTTAGGGTGGTTTGGGGGTTACCTGATACGGTGGCCAAGCATCTCGGCTCTTGGAGGCAGGGTGCCTTGGCGTGAGCTTCCACTGCCTGTTCTTTTTGATGCCCAGGTGGTTGTGTGGGCAAAAGCCCCC from Panthera leo isolate Ple1 chromosome A2, P.leo_Ple1_pat1.1, whole genome shotgun sequence includes:
- the NACC1 gene encoding nucleus accumbens-associated protein 1 isoform X2, giving the protein MAQTLQMEIPNFGNSILECLNEQRLQGLYCDVSVVVKGHAFKAHRAVLAASSSYFRDLFNSSRSAVVELPAAVQPQSFQRILSFCYTGRLSMNVGDQFLLMYTAGFLQIQEIMEKGTEFFLKVSSPSCDSQGLHAEEAPSSEPQSPVAQTSSWPACGTPLPLVSRVKTEQQESDSVQCTPVAKRLWDSGGSGGGNGSRKMAKFSTPDLAANRPPQQAPVVAAAQPAGVAVAAAAAAAAAAAGAGTGQPAGGAAAAAAAAAAAAGGVVSGPSTSERTSPGTSSAYTSDSPGSYHNEEDEEEDAGEEGTDEQYRQICNMYTMYSMMNVGQTAEKVEALPEQVAPESRNRIRVRQDLASLPAELINQIGNRCHPKLYDEGDPSEKLELVTGTNVYITRAQLMNCHVSAGTRHKVLLRRLLASFFDRNTLANSCGTGIRSSSNNPSRKPLDSRVLHAVKYYCQNFAPNFKESEMNAIAADMCTNARRVVRKSWIPKLKVLMAEGDAYTTFISDTGKIEPDMMGVEHSFETASHDGEAGPSAEALQ
- the NACC1 gene encoding nucleus accumbens-associated protein 1 isoform X1 produces the protein MAQTLQMEIPNFGNSILECLNEQRLQGLYCDVSVVVKGHAFKAHRAVLAASSSYFRDLFNSSRSAVVELPAAVQPQSFQRILSFCYTGRLSMNVGDQFLLMYTAGFLQIQEIMEKGTEFFLKVSSPSCDSQGLHAEEAPSSEPQSPVAQTSSWPACGTPLPLVSRVKTEQQESDSVQCTPVAKRLWDSGGSGGGNGSRKMAKFSTPDLAANRPPQQAPVVAAAQPAGVAVAAAAAAAAAAAGAGTGQPAGGAAAAAAAAAAAAGGVVSGPSTSERTSPGTSSAYTSDSPGSYHNEEDEEEDAGEEGTDEQYRQICNMYTMYSMMNVGQTAEKVEALPEQVAPESRNRIRVRQDLASLPAELINQIGNRCHPKLYDEGDPSEKLELVTGTNVYITRAQLMNCHVSAGTRHKVLLRRLLASFFDRNTLANSCGTGIRSSSNNPSRKPLDSRVLHAVKYYCQNFAPNFKESEMNAIAADMCTNARRVVRKSWIPKLKVLMAEGDAYTTFISDTGKIEPDMMGVEHSFETASHDGEAGPSAEALQTDRPPCPCEVPTPSPPWADPPLPGPVSEIAH